A genomic region of Capra hircus breed San Clemente chromosome 21, ASM170441v1, whole genome shotgun sequence contains the following coding sequences:
- the LOC108638489 gene encoding mast cell protease 2-like, which translates to MLLKLEEKANLTLAVRTLPFYPMSPSSVLENVPGGWLGRTGVKEPASSTLQEVKLRLMEPRACSHFPAFDHNLQLCVGNPQSTKSAFKGDSGGPLLCAGVAQGIVSYGLSNAKPPAVFTRISPYRPWIDEVLKEN; encoded by the exons ATGTTACTGAAG TTGGAGGAGAAAGCCAACCTGACACTGGCTGTGCGGACACTCCCCTTCTACCCCATGTCACCTtcatctgtcctggagaatgtgcCAGGTGGCTGGCTGGGAAGAACAGGTGTGAAGGAACCAGCCTCCAGCACTCTGCAAGAGGTGAAGCTGAGACTCATGGAGCCCCGGGCCTGTAGCCACTTCCCTGCTTTTGACCACAATCTCCAGCTGTGTGTGGGCAATCCCCAGAGCACAAAATCTGCTTTTAAG GGAGACTCAGGGGGCCCTCTTCTGTGTGCTGGGGTGGCCCAGGGCATTGTCTCCTATGGACTGTCCAATGCAAAGCCCCCCGCCGTCTTCACCCGGATCTCCCCTTACCGGCCCTGGATCGATGAGGTCCTGAAAGAGAATTAA